Below is a window of Rhizobium jaguaris DNA.
GATGCGGCCTGCGTCGATGACAGCCACGTGGCTGGCGATGGTTTTCACCACCTCCATCTCGTGGGTGATCAGGAGAACGGTGAGACCGAGCTCGGCATTGATCCGTTTCAGGAGCTCAAGGATCGACTGCGTCGTCTCGGGGTCAAGCGCCGAGGTCGCTTCGTCGGAGAGCAGCAGTTTCGGGTCAGTTGCCAGCGCGCGGGCAATGCCGATGCGCTGCTTCTGACCGCCGGAGAGTTCCGACGGATAGCTGCCGGCCTTTTCGCCGAGACCGACGAGATCGAGCAGCGGCCCGACCTTGGCGCGGATCGTCTTTTTGTCGACGCCGGCGATCTCCAGCGGCAATGCCACATTGTCGAAGGCTGTGCGCGACGACAGAAGGTTGAAGTGCTGGAAGATCATGCCGATCTGGCGGCGCAGGCTACGCAACCCGTCCTCACCGAGCCCGCCGACGTCGACGCCATCGACCAGCACCTTGCCGCACGTGACGGCCTCGAGCCCGTTGACCATGCGGATCAGCGTCGACTTGCCGGCGCCGGAGCGGCCGATAATGCCGGTGATGGCGCCGCGTCCAACGGTGAGATCGACGCTCTCGACGGCGGTGAAGCCGCCTTCGCCGGCAGGCCCGTAACGCTTCCCGGCGCCTTCGAAAGCCACCATCGGCACCGAATGCGCTGCGCCCGCCGTATCGCTTCCCAACTGACCGTTTGATGCGGCCCTGGCAGCCGCTTGTTGGCCGGCGTGTTGCGTTGTCATGCTATGCTCTCGGATGTAGGTCTTCACAAACTGGCGGCTCTATAACCGCAAATGCACAGATTAGCCAATCAGGCTGCACATTCGAAGACAAACATGGATCCGGCGCATGGGAGAGAGCTTTCTTGGCAAACGGTCACGAGAGACGATCCGCCTCTCTTGTTGATGCAACTTATGCCGCGACCACCCGCCGCTGCCCAGGGATTATTGTTCGCTTATCGGATGCGGCAGGAAAAATATTCCTACTGCGCCGCTACCATCGGATGAGATCCGATGAGATTCTGGGTTCCCGCTTAAGAAACAGCTTTGAGATTACGCACTGTTCCACCGGGCCGGAGCCTATAGGGCACGGTCAGGTGGCGCGGCGGCGCGGCATTCTCCGCCATGTCGAGCAGCAGCGAGGCCGCAGCCGCTCCCATCGTCACTTCCGGTATCTCCACCGTCGTCAACGAAAGCTCCATCAGTAGGCCGAGGGAGATGCCGTCGAAACCGGCAACGGAGATGTCGTGCGGAATCGAAAACCCCTGGCGCCGCAGCGCACCCATGACACCGATGGCCAGGAGATCATTGGAGGCTATGACCGCCGTCGGCTTCAGGCGCGACACGACGTCCGAAAGATCGAGCTGGTCCAGGCTGTTGACGAAGGAAATTTCCAACGGCTCGAATGGCGGATAGTCTGCCGCCTCCATCGCCTTGACATATCCGAGATAGCGCTGCCTGGCTCGATCCGATGCAGCAAAATGGCCGGCGATGAACAGGATGCGGCTATGCCCCTTGCGCAGGAAGTGATCGGTCAGATCCCGACCGGCGCCGAAATTGTCGGTCGCCACGGCTGCGGTGAAGCGTTGCGTCGGCAGATTGCCGAGCAGCACGGTCGGCGGCAGAGCCGAGGAAAGAGCGGGACTATGTTCAGGGTCGCAGACCGTGAGGATGAGACCGGTCGGCTGCTGTTGAAGCAGCGATGCGACGGCATCCGCTTCCTGCGCCGGATCATAGTTCGATTGCGCGATCAGTACGCTGTGCCCTGCATGCATGGCGCGGCTCTGGATGCTGGAGAGCGAGGACGCGAAAACTGGATTGGTGATGCTCGGAATGAGCACGCCGATTGCCGGCCGCCGATTGCCGGCACGGCCGCTGGTGCGGTAGCCGATCTCGGCTGCGGCGCGACGCACGCGGCGCACCATCTCGTCGCTGACCGGGCCATTGCGGTTCAACACCCGGCTGGCAGTCGCAACCGAGCAGCCGGCACGAAAGGCGACTTGCTGGAGCGTCGACATGATCTCACGCACCTCCGGCTTCAGGTCCGGCAGCAACGAAAATAGATCGAGCACCAGAGTAGCCGGCTATTTATCCGAGGTCCGTGACAGTTATTTGAAGGATTCTTGTCGCCTCAGCTCATCCATTTCCGATGTTCGACAAAGCGCTCCGCGACCAGATCGATGAATATCCGTGTTTTCGTCGGCAAATAGGTACGGTTGGGATAGATCGCATTGATGGAGAATTCGGCAGGCTTATAGTCCGGCAGCAGCCGCACCAGCGCGCCGGAAACCAGATCGTCCATGATGAGAAAGCTGGGCGCGAGGAAAATCCCCTGACCGTTCTGCGCCATATAGCGCAACGTCTCGGCGCTTGTCGTGACGATATTGCCTCCGACCCTGACGCTGACCTGTTCCTCGGCCTCAGTGAAAAAGCGCCAGTCGTCGCCGTAGGGATAATAGGAATAGCGCAGGCAATTGTGGCTTGCCAGATCGGCGGGCGCCGTCACGGCCGGATGTCTCCGGATGTAGTCCGGCGAACAGACGAGCACGTGCCGCCAGGGCGTCAGTCGCCGCGCCACCAGGCTCGAATCGGGCGGCATCGTCGTGCGGATGGCGAGATCGTAGCCCTCTTCGATCAGATCGATCATCCGCTCGCCGATATTCAAGTCGATCGTGACCGAGGGGTAGAGGCTCAGATATTCACTGATGACAGGCGACAGGAAGCGGGTGATATGCGTACTGGTGTAGAATTTCAGCGTGCCGCGCGGCGTCGAGGTCGCCGCGCCTGCGGCGCTGTCGGCCTCCTCCA
It encodes the following:
- a CDS encoding methionine ABC transporter ATP-binding protein — translated: MVAFEGAGKRYGPAGEGGFTAVESVDLTVGRGAITGIIGRSGAGKSTLIRMVNGLEAVTCGKVLVDGVDVGGLGEDGLRSLRRQIGMIFQHFNLLSSRTAFDNVALPLEIAGVDKKTIRAKVGPLLDLVGLGEKAGSYPSELSGGQKQRIGIARALATDPKLLLSDEATSALDPETTQSILELLKRINAELGLTVLLITHEMEVVKTIASHVAVIDAGRIVESGRTFDVYTNPQHETTRTLLASALKLPHWLRSAVKPQPAAGDRVLVRLVFFGDTAFRPLTGRLVTELGSDVNILAGAIEEISGEPFGSLVVSYSAEPDVVARANRFYAETGLVTEVLGYVP
- a CDS encoding LysR family transcriptional regulator, with the translated sequence MDRLTSLQVFGRVVECGGFSAAARRLNMSVTMVGNHIQSLEDRLGVRLLNRTTRKVSLTETGKLYYERSSQILADLEEADSAAGAATSTPRGTLKFYTSTHITRFLSPVISEYLSLYPSVTIDLNIGERMIDLIEEGYDLAIRTTMPPDSSLVARRLTPWRHVLVCSPDYIRRHPAVTAPADLASHNCLRYSYYPYGDDWRFFTEAEEQVSVRVGGNIVTTSAETLRYMAQNGQGIFLAPSFLIMDDLVSGALVRLLPDYKPAEFSINAIYPNRTYLPTKTRIFIDLVAERFVEHRKWMS
- a CDS encoding substrate-binding domain-containing protein, which codes for MSTLQQVAFRAGCSVATASRVLNRNGPVSDEMVRRVRRAAAEIGYRTSGRAGNRRPAIGVLIPSITNPVFASSLSSIQSRAMHAGHSVLIAQSNYDPAQEADAVASLLQQQPTGLILTVCDPEHSPALSSALPPTVLLGNLPTQRFTAAVATDNFGAGRDLTDHFLRKGHSRILFIAGHFAASDRARQRYLGYVKAMEAADYPPFEPLEISFVNSLDQLDLSDVVSRLKPTAVIASNDLLAIGVMGALRRQGFSIPHDISVAGFDGISLGLLMELSLTTVEIPEVTMGAAAASLLLDMAENAAPPRHLTVPYRLRPGGTVRNLKAVS